A single window of Methanoculleus oceani DNA harbors:
- the guaB gene encoding IMP dehydrogenase, which produces MYTEKMQMETTFTFDDVLLEPAESWVEPDEADVRSRFSRSIPLNLPLVSAAMDTVTESVMAITMAREGGIGVIHRNMPPEREVAEVRVVKQAEDLIEREVVAVGPMATVTDVERVMRQYGIGGVPVIEDDRVIGIVSRRDIRAILPKRGEAKITEYMTRKLITASEDITAENALETMYANKVERLPVVDARGCLVGIITMRDILEKRQYPRANRDANGKLRVAAAVGPFDFNRAMMLVESGVDALVVDCAHGHNMNVVKAVREIKASVAVDVVAGNIATKQAASALAGTVDGLKVGIGPGSICTTRIVAGVGVPQVSAIANVAEVAHEAGVPVVADGGIRYSGDIAKAIAAGADCIMAGSLFAGTDEAPGRVTTIKGRRYKQYRGMGSLGVMSSGESSDRYFQKKEIGRTKFVPEGVEGVTPYVGRVSDVIYQLVGGLKSAMGYTGSKTIADLKKNGRFLRITPAGYGESHPHNIMITDEAPNYRLFE; this is translated from the coding sequence ATGTATACCGAGAAGATGCAGATGGAAACAACGTTTACATTTGACGACGTGCTGCTTGAGCCCGCCGAATCATGGGTCGAGCCCGACGAGGCCGACGTCAGGTCGCGGTTCTCGCGGAGCATTCCGCTGAACCTCCCCCTGGTAAGCGCCGCCATGGATACGGTGACCGAATCGGTGATGGCGATAACGATGGCCAGGGAGGGCGGCATCGGCGTCATCCACCGGAATATGCCCCCGGAACGCGAGGTCGCCGAGGTCAGGGTCGTCAAGCAGGCCGAGGACCTGATCGAGCGCGAGGTCGTTGCGGTCGGTCCCATGGCCACGGTCACCGATGTGGAACGGGTCATGAGGCAGTACGGTATCGGCGGCGTGCCCGTCATCGAGGACGACAGGGTGATCGGTATCGTCAGCCGCAGGGATATCAGGGCGATCCTGCCCAAACGCGGCGAGGCGAAGATCACCGAATACATGACCCGGAAACTGATCACGGCCTCCGAAGACATCACGGCGGAGAACGCGCTCGAGACTATGTATGCGAACAAGGTCGAGCGCCTTCCGGTTGTGGACGCGAGAGGATGCCTGGTCGGTATCATCACGATGCGGGATATCCTTGAAAAGAGGCAGTACCCCCGCGCGAACCGCGATGCGAACGGGAAGCTCCGGGTCGCCGCCGCGGTGGGTCCCTTCGACTTCAACCGGGCTATGATGCTCGTCGAGTCGGGCGTCGACGCCCTGGTCGTGGACTGCGCTCATGGCCACAACATGAACGTCGTCAAAGCGGTCAGGGAGATCAAAGCGAGCGTCGCCGTCGACGTGGTGGCCGGGAACATCGCCACGAAGCAGGCGGCCTCGGCCCTCGCCGGGACGGTCGACGGGCTGAAGGTGGGCATCGGGCCGGGCTCCATCTGTACAACCAGGATCGTCGCGGGCGTGGGCGTGCCGCAGGTCTCTGCGATAGCAAACGTCGCGGAGGTGGCGCACGAGGCCGGCGTGCCGGTGGTCGCCGACGGCGGCATCCGTTACTCCGGCGATATTGCGAAGGCGATCGCCGCAGGTGCGGACTGCATCATGGCGGGCAGCCTCTTCGCCGGCACCGATGAGGCGCCGGGAAGGGTTACGACGATCAAGGGCCGGCGCTACAAGCAGTACCGCGGGATGGGGTCGCTCGGCGTCATGAGCAGCGGCGAGTCGAGCGACCGCTACTTCCAGAAGAAGGAGATCGGGAGGACCAAGTTCGTCCCCGAGGGCGTCGAGGGCGTCACCCCCTACGTCGGCCGGGTCTCGGATGTCATCTACCAGCTTGTCGGCGGCCTGAAGTCCGCGATGGGCTACACGGGGTCGAAAACGATAGCGGATCTGAAGAAGAACGGCAGGTTCCTCAGGATCACGCCCGCGGGATACGGCGAGAGCCACCCGCACAATATCATGATCACCGATGAGGCGCCGAACTACCGCCTCTTCGAGTGA
- the fbp gene encoding fructose-1,6-bisphosphate aldolase/phosphatase, whose translation MVKTTVSVIKADVGSFPGHSRTHPKLLEMAARRLKEAEGSILIDSYVTHCGDDLELIMTHTKGEDNEEIHKLAWDIFMECAGLAKEMKLYGAGQDLLGDAFSGNVKGMGPGVAEMEFEERGSDPVLVFMADKTEPGAWNYFLYKIFADPFSTSGLVIDPSLHEGFTFEVHDVIEKRKILFNTPEESYSLLAYIGAPSRYVIKYVWKRDGTIGASTSTQRLNLMAGRYVGKDDPVMIIRAQSGFPAVGEVIDPFRTPILVAGWMRGSHHGPFMPVGVCDANCTQFDGPPRVICLGFQVCNGKLIGPADMFDDPAFNRVRDQCCELSSVLRAHGPFEPHRLSLEEMEYTTLPGVEKQFKDRWEDLPE comes from the coding sequence ATGGTTAAGACCACCGTGTCCGTAATTAAAGCAGATGTAGGCAGTTTCCCGGGGCACTCCCGCACCCACCCGAAGCTCCTCGAGATGGCCGCCCGGAGACTCAAGGAGGCAGAAGGCAGCATCCTCATCGACTCGTACGTCACCCACTGCGGTGACGACCTCGAGCTGATCATGACGCACACCAAAGGGGAGGATAACGAGGAGATCCACAAGCTGGCGTGGGATATCTTCATGGAATGCGCCGGGCTCGCCAAGGAGATGAAACTCTACGGCGCCGGCCAGGACCTGCTCGGAGATGCGTTCAGCGGCAACGTCAAGGGGATGGGACCCGGTGTTGCCGAGATGGAGTTTGAGGAGCGGGGTTCCGACCCGGTCCTGGTCTTCATGGCCGACAAGACCGAGCCCGGGGCGTGGAACTACTTCCTCTACAAGATCTTCGCCGACCCCTTCAGCACGTCCGGTCTCGTCATCGACCCGTCGCTGCACGAGGGATTCACCTTCGAGGTCCACGACGTCATAGAGAAGCGGAAGATCCTCTTCAACACACCCGAAGAGTCCTACAGTCTCCTTGCCTATATCGGAGCACCGAGCCGCTACGTCATCAAATACGTCTGGAAGAGGGACGGCACAATCGGGGCCTCCACAAGCACCCAGCGGCTGAACCTGATGGCCGGCCGGTATGTCGGCAAAGACGATCCGGTCATGATCATCCGGGCGCAGAGCGGATTCCCGGCGGTAGGCGAGGTCATCGACCCCTTCAGGACGCCCATCCTCGTGGCAGGCTGGATGCGCGGTTCGCACCACGGGCCGTTCATGCCGGTGGGCGTCTGCGATGCAAACTGCACGCAGTTCGACGGACCGCCCCGGGTCATCTGCCTCGGGTTCCAGGTTTGCAACGGGAAACTGATCGGGCCTGCAGACATGTTCGACGACCCGGCGTTCAACCGTGTCCGCGACCAGTGCTGCGAGCTCTCCAGCGTGCTCCGGGCCCACGGGCCGTTCGAACCGCACCGCCTCTCGCTCGAGGAGATGGAGTACACCACCCTCCCGGGCGTCGAGAAGCAGTTCAAGGACCGCTGGGAAGACCTTCCCGAATAA
- the tmk gene encoding dTMP kinase: MLITIEGIDGSGKSTLLARLPELLADLDPLFTREPGATWVGDSVRRAIAERMDPITEALLFCADHAAHIETVIRPALDAGRLVISDRYSDSRFAYQPVVLDTVLPDPLQWLRRIHEGWSIRPDRTFLLVLPVEDAVSRLDPEKKREYFENAGILARVQENYLNLAASDPSRFVVVDALLGKEEVARFIADEIRTCARSSRRRPRA; the protein is encoded by the coding sequence GTGCTGATCACCATCGAAGGCATCGACGGGAGCGGGAAGAGCACCCTTCTCGCCCGTCTCCCGGAACTGCTCGCCGACCTCGACCCCCTCTTCACCCGCGAGCCCGGCGCCACCTGGGTCGGCGACTCGGTGCGGCGTGCGATTGCCGAGCGGATGGACCCGATCACCGAGGCGCTGCTCTTCTGCGCCGACCACGCTGCGCATATCGAGACGGTGATCCGGCCCGCGCTCGATGCGGGACGGCTCGTCATCTCCGACCGCTACTCCGACTCCCGGTTCGCCTACCAGCCAGTCGTCCTCGACACCGTCCTCCCCGACCCGCTCCAGTGGCTTCGCCGGATCCACGAGGGGTGGTCGATCCGGCCCGACCGGACATTCCTCCTGGTCCTCCCCGTCGAAGACGCCGTCTCACGGCTCGACCCTGAGAAAAAGAGAGAATACTTCGAGAACGCCGGGATCCTCGCGCGGGTGCAGGAGAACTACCTGAACCTTGCGGCATCCGACCCGTCGCGGTTCGTCGTCGTCGATGCGCTGCTCGGAAAAGAAGAGGTCGCCCGGTTCATCGCCGACGAGATCAGGACGTGTGCCCGATCGTCACGACGACGTCCCCGAGCGTGA
- a CDS encoding LSM domain-containing protein, with translation MVNGIVLPVKKVFSLVDSKIVVEIKDDGRKLQGRLVAVDEHLNLHMDETTEYTGEQRGRTLGTVVIRGNNILTIAPLL, from the coding sequence ATGGTTAACGGCATTGTACTCCCCGTAAAGAAGGTTTTTTCACTCGTGGACTCTAAAATCGTCGTTGAGATCAAGGATGACGGCAGAAAACTCCAGGGACGGCTCGTGGCGGTGGATGAACACCTGAATCTGCACATGGACGAAACCACCGAGTACACCGGAGAGCAGCGGGGCCGCACCCTCGGGACCGTCGTCATACGCGGCAATAATATCCTGACCATTGCACCCCTCCTCTGA
- a CDS encoding helix-turn-helix transcriptional regulator, with amino-acid sequence MSDQEEEALKVIQSHRQGVLQSELWKLLDIDSRKCSRIVKRLLDAGLIERIEFRSDGIKTYLLRAKKRAIDPCIILAGGEVLPCIGCDQECTPEACALLLDWMYQLALEEYQE; translated from the coding sequence ATGTCCGACCAGGAGGAAGAAGCACTCAAAGTTATCCAGTCCCACCGTCAGGGAGTCCTCCAGAGCGAGCTCTGGAAACTTCTTGATATCGACAGCAGGAAGTGCTCAAGGATTGTGAAGCGGCTGCTGGATGCCGGGTTGATCGAACGCATCGAGTTCCGCAGCGACGGCATCAAGACCTATCTTCTGCGGGCGAAGAAACGGGCGATCGATCCCTGTATCATCCTTGCGGGAGGAGAAGTTCTTCCGTGCATCGGCTGCGATCAGGAATGCACCCCGGAAGCGTGCGCGCTCCTCCTCGACTGGATGTACCAGCTTGCTCTTGAAGAGTATCAAGAGTAA
- a CDS encoding HisA/HisF-related TIM barrel protein gives MELILAVDLAGGLVVHGKSGDRADYRPLTWGIAPSAEPEAYLSALAPRHLYIADLESIQGRVPQDELVRRCAAMVERCYLDRGCRSPAECTAVEGVTPVIGTETAARAIEDLAAYRAGYLSIDIKGGLVLPWGIRPVEMLRRASALSFEGCIILNIGAVGTERGLVREDLEEMRAGYPGRLLYGGGVAGVDDIRLLADAGFDGAIVATAVHHGTVPLEWVRRGRPC, from the coding sequence ATGGAACTGATTCTTGCAGTCGATCTGGCAGGCGGTCTCGTGGTGCACGGGAAGTCCGGAGACCGCGCCGACTACCGGCCGCTGACATGGGGGATTGCTCCTTCGGCCGAACCGGAAGCCTATCTATCCGCTCTCGCGCCCCGGCATCTCTACATCGCGGATCTCGAGAGCATCCAGGGCAGAGTTCCGCAGGACGAACTCGTCCGGCGCTGCGCCGCGATGGTCGAGCGGTGCTACCTCGACCGGGGCTGCCGGTCGCCCGCCGAATGCACGGCGGTCGAGGGGGTGACGCCGGTCATCGGCACCGAGACGGCGGCGAGAGCGATCGAAGACCTTGCGGCGTACCGGGCCGGATACCTGAGCATAGACATCAAAGGCGGCCTGGTGCTCCCCTGGGGTATCCGGCCGGTGGAGATGCTGCGCCGTGCGTCAGCACTCTCGTTTGAGGGGTGTATCATCCTCAACATCGGCGCCGTGGGAACGGAGCGGGGCCTCGTCCGTGAGGACCTCGAAGAGATGCGGGCAGGCTATCCCGGCCGCCTCCTCTACGGGGGCGGCGTCGCCGGGGTCGACGACATCCGGCTCCTCGCCGACGCCGGGTTCGACGGGGCGATCGTCGCGACCGCCGTCCACCACGGCACGGTGCCGCTCGAATGGGTCCGGAGGGGACGCCCGTGCTGA
- a CDS encoding ArsR/SmtB family transcription factor, whose amino-acid sequence MLEGDEVSRLLDILGNRNRRRIIQLLRQKPCFVTEISERLVLSPKAVIEHLQLMEREQLLISCQDERRRKYYYLSHDINVIVNLQKQDGVTLPSVEENQRTRFTRHLEVFRRMVRARDELLDNLEQLEREIESRFGEVMRMRGGFVNDDGDLEIILALSHADLVFAELEEVSSLSTDELKQRLGNLMHMGVVERINDRYRIRGTHGE is encoded by the coding sequence ATGCTCGAGGGCGATGAGGTTTCCCGTCTCCTTGATATCCTGGGAAACCGGAACAGGCGGCGAATAATACAACTGCTGAGACAGAAACCGTGCTTCGTGACCGAGATCTCCGAGCGCCTGGTGCTCAGTCCGAAAGCGGTGATAGAGCACCTGCAGTTGATGGAGCGCGAGCAACTCCTCATCTCGTGCCAGGACGAGCGCAGGCGAAAGTATTACTACCTCTCGCATGACATCAATGTCATCGTAAACCTGCAGAAGCAGGACGGGGTTACGCTTCCCTCCGTAGAAGAGAACCAGAGAACACGATTTACAAGACATCTCGAGGTATTCAGGAGGATGGTCAGGGCTCGCGACGAACTCCTGGATAACCTCGAACAACTGGAGCGGGAGATCGAATCGAGGTTCGGCGAGGTCATGCGCATGAGAGGGGGCTTCGTCAACGACGACGGGGATCTGGAGATCATCCTCGCTCTCTCTCACGCTGACCTGGTCTTCGCAGAACTCGAAGAAGTGAGCAGCCTGTCCACGGATGAGCTGAAACAGAGACTGGGCAACCTCATGCACATGGGGGTTGTCGAGCGAATCAACGACCGATACAGGATACGTGGTACACATGGCGAATAA
- a CDS encoding CDC48 family AAA ATPase produces MANTESVEVTIKEAAHEDAGRGIARLSIDTMKALGLVSGDVVEIEGRQKAATLIWPGFPQDTGKAILRIDGNTRSNVGAGIDDNVRIRKTEAGYAKKVTIQPTQPIRLVGGEQYLGRILRGRPVTEGQLIRVSILGNPLTFAIAKVAPKGIAIVTDSTEIELKETPYEPEEGRRETAADVHYEDIGGLDRELQLVREMIELPLRHPELFERLGVEPPKGVLLYGPPGTGKTLIAKAVANEVDAHFITLSGPEIMSKYYGESEERLREVFEEAQENAPSIVFIDEIDSIAPKREEVKGEVERRIVAQLLALMDGLKTRGQVVVIAATNLPDMIDPALRRGGRFDREIEIGIPDTKGRQQIFQIHTRGMPLAEDVNLDDYARSTHGFVGADIALLAKEAAMHALRRIIPQIKIEEEIPAEIIDQLRVTNEDFLEAHKHVEPSAMREVLVEIPDVKWEDVGGLEDVKAELAEAVEWPLKYPEIFASLDTEPPRGILLFGPPGTGKTLLAKAVANESESNFISVKGPELLSKWVGESERGVRQVFRKARQAAPSIIFFDEIDALMPKRGSYIGSSHVTESVVSQILTELDGLEELNNVVVLGATNRPDMLDEALLRPGRLDRIIYVPPPDREGRKKIFEVYLKNREILANDVNIEELVDRTEGYVGADIEALVREAKISAMREFIAAMGGKTEEERRQAIGNVRITKKHFDDALSRVRGTLDIDRLEENERHSWQILYNQEQRSALEDAVSTINRAGMRETGKVEHEVKDLTQALKDAVYQRKKDFGEIKRLTKELKTRIERPLPQTAMAF; encoded by the coding sequence ATGGCTAACACCGAATCCGTTGAGGTTACCATCAAGGAGGCGGCTCACGAAGACGCCGGCCGGGGGATCGCCAGACTGAGCATCGACACCATGAAGGCTCTCGGCCTCGTCAGCGGCGACGTCGTCGAGATCGAGGGTCGCCAGAAGGCGGCGACGCTCATATGGCCCGGCTTTCCCCAGGACACCGGCAAGGCGATCCTGCGCATCGACGGCAACACCCGGAGCAACGTCGGAGCCGGGATCGACGACAACGTCAGGATCAGGAAGACCGAGGCAGGATACGCAAAGAAAGTGACCATCCAGCCGACCCAGCCCATCCGCCTGGTGGGCGGCGAGCAGTACCTCGGGAGGATCCTCCGCGGCCGGCCGGTCACCGAGGGACAACTCATCCGGGTCAGCATCCTCGGCAACCCGCTCACGTTCGCGATCGCCAAAGTGGCCCCGAAGGGCATCGCCATCGTCACAGACAGCACCGAGATCGAACTGAAAGAGACCCCGTACGAGCCTGAGGAAGGGCGGCGCGAGACTGCGGCCGACGTCCACTACGAGGATATCGGGGGTCTGGACCGCGAGCTGCAGCTCGTCCGGGAGATGATCGAGCTCCCGCTCCGGCACCCCGAACTCTTCGAACGCCTCGGCGTCGAGCCCCCGAAAGGTGTCCTGCTCTACGGCCCGCCCGGAACAGGGAAGACGCTGATCGCCAAAGCGGTGGCAAACGAGGTGGACGCCCACTTCATCACGCTCTCGGGCCCTGAGATCATGAGCAAGTACTACGGCGAGTCCGAAGAGCGCCTGCGGGAGGTCTTTGAGGAAGCGCAGGAGAACGCACCCTCGATCGTCTTCATCGACGAGATCGACTCGATCGCACCCAAGCGCGAAGAGGTGAAGGGCGAGGTCGAGCGCCGGATCGTCGCCCAACTCCTGGCCCTGATGGACGGGTTGAAGACCCGTGGCCAGGTGGTGGTGATCGCCGCAACGAATCTTCCGGATATGATCGATCCCGCCCTCCGCCGCGGCGGCCGGTTCGACCGCGAGATCGAGATCGGCATCCCGGACACCAAGGGGAGACAGCAGATCTTTCAGATCCACACGCGGGGCATGCCGCTTGCCGAGGACGTGAACCTCGACGACTACGCCCGCTCCACGCACGGCTTCGTCGGCGCCGACATCGCGCTGCTCGCAAAAGAGGCGGCGATGCACGCGCTCCGCCGGATCATACCGCAGATCAAGATAGAGGAGGAGATCCCCGCCGAGATCATCGACCAGCTCCGCGTGACGAACGAGGACTTCCTCGAAGCGCATAAGCACGTTGAGCCGAGCGCGATGCGAGAGGTGCTCGTAGAGATTCCCGATGTCAAATGGGAGGACGTCGGAGGCCTCGAAGACGTAAAGGCCGAACTGGCCGAGGCCGTTGAGTGGCCGCTCAAATATCCGGAGATATTCGCCTCCTTAGACACCGAGCCCCCCCGCGGCATCCTGCTCTTCGGGCCACCGGGAACGGGCAAGACGCTCCTTGCAAAGGCGGTCGCTAACGAGAGCGAAAGCAATTTCATCTCCGTAAAGGGTCCGGAACTTCTCTCGAAATGGGTCGGGGAGTCGGAACGCGGCGTTCGTCAGGTATTCAGGAAAGCCAGGCAAGCAGCACCGTCGATTATCTTTTTCGACGAAATTGACGCGCTCATGCCTAAACGCGGATCTTATATAGGATCGTCGCACGTAACTGAAAGTGTGGTAAGTCAGATCCTGACAGAGCTCGACGGCCTCGAGGAGCTCAACAATGTCGTGGTTCTCGGCGCTACCAACCGCCCGGACATGTTGGACGAGGCGCTGCTTCGCCCCGGCAGATTGGACCGGATCATCTACGTTCCGCCGCCTGACCGGGAAGGCAGGAAGAAGATCTTCGAGGTGTACCTCAAAAACAGGGAGATCCTCGCAAACGACGTGAACATCGAGGAACTGGTCGACAGGACAGAGGGGTACGTCGGAGCCGATATCGAGGCACTGGTCCGTGAAGCAAAGATCTCCGCCATGCGCGAGTTCATCGCTGCGATGGGAGGGAAGACCGAGGAAGAACGGCGCCAGGCAATCGGCAACGTGAGGATCACGAAAAAACACTTCGATGACGCCCTCTCCCGCGTGAGAGGCACGCTCGATATCGATCGGCTGGAAGAGAACGAACGCCACTCCTGGCAGATTCTCTACAACCAGGAGCAGCGGTCGGCACTCGAAGATGCCGTCTCGACCATCAACCGTGCCGGGATGCGGGAGACCGGGAAGGTCGAGCACGAAGTCAAGGATCTGACGCAGGCCCTGAAAGATGCGGTCTACCAGAGAAAGAAAGACTTCGGCGAGATCAAACGCCTCACAAAGGAGTTGAAGACCAGGATAGAACGTCCGCTGCCGCAGACGGCTATGGCGTTCTGA
- a CDS encoding (5-formylfuran-3-yl)methyl phosphate synthase, which translates to MQLLVSPSSIEEARSSLFADIIDVKKPSEGSLGANFPWIIRDIKNLAGKKPVSAAIGDNEYKPGTAALSAYGAAHAGADFIKVGLMFDGADRAREVIEAVTTAVKREFPEKYVVIAAYADFERMGTISPFAIGPLVADAGADLAMIDTGIKDGKSLFEFMDEEALTRFTERNRELGLRTALAGSLKFEDLDALKRINPEIIGVRGMVCGGDRSTTVRAELVEKAMMMLR; encoded by the coding sequence ATGCAATTACTCGTCAGTCCAAGCAGCATTGAGGAGGCAAGAAGCTCGCTTTTCGCTGACATCATCGACGTTAAAAAACCCTCTGAAGGCTCGCTGGGTGCGAATTTTCCCTGGATCATCCGGGATATCAAGAACCTCGCCGGCAAGAAGCCTGTCAGTGCTGCAATCGGGGACAATGAGTATAAGCCGGGAACTGCGGCTCTTTCGGCCTACGGTGCCGCGCACGCAGGCGCTGATTTCATCAAGGTCGGCCTGATGTTCGACGGGGCCGACCGTGCCCGTGAGGTCATCGAAGCGGTGACCACGGCGGTGAAGCGGGAGTTTCCCGAGAAGTACGTCGTTATCGCTGCCTATGCCGATTTTGAGAGAATGGGTACGATCTCTCCGTTCGCCATCGGTCCGCTGGTTGCTGATGCCGGAGCCGATCTCGCCATGATCGACACCGGTATTAAAGATGGGAAGAGTCTCTTTGAGTTCATGGACGAGGAGGCACTGACCCGGTTCACCGAACGGAACCGGGAACTCGGGTTGCGGACGGCCCTTGCCGGTTCGCTGAAGTTCGAGGACCTCGATGCCTTAAAGCGTATCAACCCGGAGATCATCGGCGTCCGGGGGATGGTCTGCGGGGGCGACCGGTCGACCACGGTCCGGGCCGAACTGGTTGAGAAAGCAATGATGATGCTCAGGTGA
- a CDS encoding Hsp20/alpha crystallin family protein, translated as MSDSPADIFEQLNELMKRLMEQGLKEQGDQNRPFAYGFKIVLHDAGKPETPAKEAAPMTEPGEPSSEGTIEPIAEMYTTDDDVTVAIDLPGVDKEHIHLSLINGTLTIIAGGNQLTSVEVPAVDADSMQSNYKHGVLEIKFSRGKSIRID; from the coding sequence ATGAGTGACAGCCCAGCAGACATCTTCGAGCAACTCAACGAACTGATGAAACGCCTCATGGAGCAGGGGCTCAAAGAGCAGGGAGACCAGAACAGGCCGTTCGCCTACGGATTCAAGATCGTCCTCCACGATGCCGGTAAACCGGAGACACCGGCGAAGGAAGCGGCTCCCATGACAGAGCCGGGAGAACCCTCCTCCGAGGGGACCATCGAGCCGATAGCAGAGATGTACACGACCGATGACGACGTGACGGTGGCGATCGATCTCCCGGGTGTCGATAAGGAGCATATTCACCTGTCACTCATCAACGGGACATTGACGATCATCGCAGGCGGCAACCAGTTGACCTCGGTGGAGGTGCCGGCCGTGGATGCCGACTCCATGCAGTCGAACTACAAGCACGGCGTCCTGGAGATCAAATTCTCCCGGGGCAAATCGATCAGGATCGACTGA